From one Streptomyces mobaraensis genomic stretch:
- the cobT gene encoding nicotinate-nucleotide--dimethylbenzimidazole phosphoribosyltransferase: MSPAEAAVPAAAAAAAEAVAPAEASATAGTPAPAENAMSAQGVPPLQNPVAAETVVPAQTSVPAETPAQPEVPATAAVSAVTEGAPAASDTAKNPATPAAPAEASAETPAPAETSTPAEPAAEAPAPAVAPDGEPAPVPAQPAGQPAEPVAAQPAAPAAEEAPAPVHLALVRDDEPQTGEPGTAEQPGGAEPAEEPEEPRVPLGPPADGFAAAEREAVHRVMRERRDIRNGFRPDPIPHDVLLRVLEAAHTAPSVGHSQPWDFVVIRSAETRRTMHDLATRQRDAYAASLPKGRAKQFKEMKIEAILDTPVNIVVTADPTRGGRHTLGRHTQPQMAPYSSALAVENLWLAARAEGLGVGWVSFFDEREMVRELGLPEHLEVVAYLCVGYVDEFPGEPELMQAGWSKRRPLSWVVHEETYGRRALPGEDPHDLLAETLRGIRPLDAKALGEAWERQKRMTKPSGALGMLEIISAQLCGLSRKCPPPIPEPAAVAVFAGDHGVHAQGVTAWPQEVTMQMVTNFLGGGAVCNAFANQVGAEVCVVDVGVAGDLPARPGLLPRKIRPGTDDFTAGPAMTREEALRAVEVGIETARDLVTAGNKALLTGEMGIANTTVSAALISVFTGSDPGEVTGRGTGINDEMHARKIDVVRRALELHRPDPADPIGVLAAVGGLEHAALVGLILGAASLRTPVILDGVSAGAAALVARAIAPEALAACIAGHRSAEPGHVAALTKLGLRPLVDLDLRLGEGTGALLALPVVQSAARAMHEVATFDSAGVAEKG, encoded by the coding sequence GTGAGCCCCGCAGAGGCGGCAGTCCCCGCAGCGGCAGCCGCCGCTGCGGAGGCCGTCGCCCCCGCGGAGGCTTCCGCCACCGCCGGGACACCCGCGCCCGCCGAGAACGCCATGTCCGCCCAGGGCGTCCCGCCCCTCCAGAACCCCGTGGCTGCCGAGACCGTTGTGCCTGCTCAGACTTCCGTGCCCGCCGAAACCCCCGCACAGCCGGAGGTCCCCGCGACGGCCGCCGTATCCGCCGTGACCGAAGGGGCGCCCGCCGCCTCCGACACGGCCAAGAACCCCGCCACCCCGGCAGCCCCCGCCGAGGCGTCCGCCGAGACCCCCGCCCCGGCCGAGACCTCCACCCCGGCCGAGCCCGCCGCCGAGGCGCCCGCACCCGCCGTGGCCCCGGACGGCGAGCCCGCCCCCGTACCGGCGCAGCCGGCCGGGCAGCCCGCCGAACCCGTCGCGGCGCAGCCGGCCGCCCCCGCTGCGGAGGAGGCGCCCGCACCCGTGCACCTCGCCCTCGTCCGCGACGACGAGCCGCAGACCGGCGAGCCCGGCACCGCCGAGCAGCCCGGCGGCGCGGAGCCCGCCGAAGAGCCCGAAGAGCCCCGCGTCCCCCTCGGCCCCCCGGCCGACGGCTTCGCCGCCGCCGAGCGGGAAGCCGTCCACCGCGTGATGCGCGAACGCCGCGACATCCGCAACGGCTTCCGCCCCGACCCCATCCCGCACGACGTCCTGCTGCGCGTCCTGGAGGCCGCGCACACGGCGCCGAGCGTCGGGCACTCCCAGCCCTGGGACTTCGTCGTCATCCGGTCCGCCGAGACCCGCCGGACCATGCACGACCTGGCCACCCGCCAGCGCGACGCGTACGCCGCCTCGCTGCCCAAGGGCCGGGCCAAGCAGTTCAAGGAAATGAAGATCGAGGCGATCCTCGACACCCCGGTCAACATCGTGGTGACCGCCGACCCCACCCGGGGCGGCCGGCACACCCTCGGCCGGCATACTCAGCCGCAGATGGCCCCCTACTCGTCGGCCCTCGCCGTCGAGAACCTCTGGCTCGCCGCCCGCGCGGAAGGGCTCGGCGTCGGCTGGGTCAGCTTCTTTGACGAGCGGGAGATGGTCCGCGAACTCGGCCTCCCCGAGCACCTGGAGGTCGTCGCGTACCTGTGCGTCGGGTACGTCGACGAGTTCCCGGGCGAGCCCGAGCTGATGCAGGCCGGCTGGTCCAAGCGGCGCCCGCTGTCCTGGGTCGTCCACGAGGAGACGTACGGCCGCCGCGCGCTGCCCGGCGAGGACCCGCACGACCTGCTCGCCGAGACCCTGCGCGGCATCCGCCCGCTGGACGCCAAGGCGCTCGGCGAGGCGTGGGAGCGGCAGAAGCGGATGACCAAGCCGTCCGGCGCGCTCGGCATGCTGGAGATCATCTCCGCGCAGCTGTGCGGCCTGTCGCGCAAGTGCCCGCCGCCCATCCCGGAGCCCGCCGCGGTCGCGGTGTTCGCCGGTGACCACGGCGTGCACGCCCAGGGCGTCACCGCCTGGCCGCAGGAGGTCACCATGCAGATGGTGACCAACTTCCTGGGCGGCGGGGCCGTGTGCAACGCGTTCGCCAACCAGGTCGGCGCGGAGGTCTGCGTCGTGGACGTCGGCGTCGCCGGCGACCTGCCGGCCCGCCCCGGCCTGCTGCCGCGCAAGATCCGCCCGGGCACGGACGACTTCACCGCCGGCCCGGCGATGACCCGCGAGGAGGCGCTGCGCGCCGTCGAGGTGGGCATCGAGACCGCCCGCGACCTCGTCACCGCGGGCAACAAGGCGCTCCTCACCGGTGAGATGGGCATCGCCAACACCACCGTGTCGGCCGCCCTGATCTCCGTCTTCACCGGCTCCGACCCGGGCGAGGTCACCGGGCGCGGCACCGGCATCAACGACGAGATGCACGCCCGCAAGATCGACGTCGTCCGCCGGGCGCTGGAGCTGCACCGCCCGGATCCGGCCGACCCGATCGGCGTCCTCGCCGCCGTCGGCGGGCTCGAACACGCCGCTCTCGTCGGCCTGATCCTCGGTGCCGCGTCGCTGCGCACGCCGGTGATCCTGGACGGCGTCAGCGCCGGCGCCGCCGCTCTGGTGGCCCGGGCCATCGCGCCCGAGGCGCTGGCCGCGTGCATCGCGGGGCATCGCAGCGCGGAGCCGGGGCACGTCGCGGCTCTGACGAAGCTGGGGCTGCGGCCGCTGGTGGACCTCGACCTGCGGCTGGGCGAGGGGACGGGCGCCCTGCTGGCCTTGCCCGTCGTGCAGAGCGCTGCGCGGGCCATGCACGAGGTGGCGACCTTCGACAGCGCGGGGGTTGCGGAGAAGGGGTAG
- the cobA gene encoding uroporphyrinogen-III C-methyltransferase, translating to MAEHPEPAAYPVGLRLRGRRVVVLGGGQVAQRRLPALIAAGADVLLVSPSATASVEAMAEAGELRWERRRYREGDLDGAWYALITTDDPEANRAASAEAEARRVWAVRSDDAEAATAWTPATGRSAGVTVAVLTGQDPRRTAALRDAIVEGLRDGSIAAPHRRTRPGGGRVALVGGGPGDPDLITVRGRRLLAEADVVVADRLGPRDLLDELPPHVEVIDAAKIPYGRSMAQEAINDALIEHAKAGKTVVRLKGGDPFVFGRGKEEVQALAEHGIPCTVVPGISSSISVPGTVGIPVTHRGVAHEFTVISGHVAPDDPRSLVDWPSLARLGGTLVVLMGVEQCGAIAETLIRHGRSADTPVAVIQEGTTAAQRRVDAVLGTVGERVRAEGIRPPAVIVIGEVVAIGREAAPSNAAPSDAAG from the coding sequence ATGGCCGAGCACCCAGAACCCGCCGCCTACCCCGTCGGACTCCGCCTGCGGGGCCGCCGCGTCGTCGTCCTCGGCGGCGGCCAGGTCGCCCAGCGCCGGCTGCCCGCCCTCATCGCGGCCGGCGCCGACGTCCTGCTCGTGTCGCCGTCCGCGACCGCGTCCGTGGAGGCCATGGCGGAGGCCGGCGAACTGCGCTGGGAGCGCCGCCGCTACCGCGAGGGCGACCTGGACGGTGCCTGGTACGCGCTGATCACCACCGACGACCCCGAGGCCAACCGGGCCGCGTCCGCCGAGGCGGAGGCCCGCCGCGTCTGGGCCGTGCGCAGCGACGACGCGGAGGCGGCCACCGCCTGGACGCCGGCCACGGGCCGCAGCGCGGGCGTCACCGTGGCCGTGCTCACCGGCCAGGACCCGCGCCGCACGGCGGCCCTGCGGGACGCCATCGTCGAGGGGCTGCGCGACGGTTCGATCGCCGCGCCCCACCGCCGTACCCGCCCGGGCGGCGGCCGGGTGGCCCTCGTCGGCGGCGGTCCGGGCGACCCGGACCTGATCACCGTGCGCGGCCGGCGCCTCCTCGCCGAGGCCGACGTCGTCGTCGCCGACCGGCTCGGCCCGCGCGACCTGCTCGACGAACTCCCGCCGCACGTCGAGGTGATCGACGCCGCGAAGATCCCGTACGGTCGCTCGATGGCGCAAGAGGCCATCAACGACGCCCTGATCGAGCACGCGAAGGCCGGGAAGACCGTCGTACGCCTCAAGGGCGGCGACCCGTTCGTCTTCGGCCGCGGCAAGGAGGAGGTGCAGGCCCTCGCCGAACACGGCATCCCCTGCACCGTCGTGCCCGGCATCTCCAGCTCGATCAGCGTCCCCGGCACGGTCGGCATCCCCGTCACCCACCGCGGCGTCGCGCACGAGTTCACCGTCATCAGTGGGCACGTCGCGCCCGACGACCCGAGGTCCCTCGTCGACTGGCCGTCGCTCGCGCGCCTCGGCGGCACCCTCGTGGTGCTCATGGGCGTCGAGCAGTGCGGCGCCATCGCCGAGACGCTCATCCGGCACGGCCGGTCCGCCGACACCCCGGTCGCGGTGATCCAGGAGGGCACGACCGCCGCCCAGCGGCGCGTCGACGCGGTCCTCGGGACGGTGGGGGAGCGGGTGCGGGCCGAGGGCATACGCCCGCCGGCCGTGATCGTCATCGGCGAGGTCGTGGCGATCGGCCGGGAGGCGGCCCCCTCCAACGCTGCCCCCTCGGACGCCGCCGGCTGA
- a CDS encoding TrmH family RNA methyltransferase, with translation MTQSPQVITIDDPDDPRLQDYTGLTDVELRRRREPAEGLFIAEGEKVIRRAVEAGYGMRSMLLSAKWVDVMRDVIEDAPAPVYVVEPELAERVTGYHVHRGALASMARKPLPDAAGLLATARRVAVMEAVNDHTNIGAIFRSAAALGMDAVLLSPDCADPLYRRSVKVSMGAVFSVPWARLENWLRDLETVRAAGFRVLALTPDAQATAMDAAAPHRLERVALMLGAEGSGLSAKALRAADEWVRIPMAHGVDSLNVGAAAAVAFYAVTAGTPE, from the coding sequence ATGACGCAGTCCCCCCAGGTCATCACCATCGACGACCCCGACGACCCCCGGCTCCAGGACTACACCGGCCTGACCGACGTCGAGCTGCGCCGTCGGCGCGAGCCCGCCGAGGGCCTGTTCATCGCGGAGGGGGAGAAGGTCATCCGCCGGGCGGTGGAGGCGGGTTACGGCATGCGTTCCATGCTGCTCTCCGCCAAGTGGGTGGACGTGATGCGCGACGTCATCGAGGACGCCCCCGCACCCGTCTACGTCGTGGAGCCGGAGCTCGCCGAGCGGGTGACGGGCTATCACGTGCACCGCGGCGCCCTCGCCTCCATGGCACGCAAGCCGCTGCCCGACGCCGCCGGGCTGCTGGCCACGGCCCGCCGGGTCGCCGTCATGGAGGCGGTCAACGATCATACGAATATTGGTGCCATTTTTCGGAGTGCGGCCGCCCTGGGCATGGACGCCGTCCTGCTCTCCCCGGACTGCGCGGACCCCCTCTACCGGCGGTCCGTCAAGGTGTCCATGGGCGCCGTGTTCTCTGTCCCCTGGGCCCGGCTGGAGAACTGGCTGCGCGACCTGGAGACGGTCCGGGCGGCGGGCTTCCGGGTCCTCGCCCTCACCCCGGACGCGCAGGCCACCGCGATGGACGCCGCCGCCCCGCACCGCCTGGAGCGGGTCGCCCTGATGCTCGGCGCCGAGGGCAGCGGCCTGTCCGCCAAGGCCCTGCGGGCGGCCGACGAGTGGGTGCGCATCCCGATGGCCCACGGCGTCGACTCCCTCAACGTCGGCGCGGCGGCGGCCGTCGCCTTCTACGCCGTGACGGCGGGGACACCGGAGTAG
- a CDS encoding terpene synthase family protein, whose product MPADTRIRFPAGFRFAVSPHLEEARDGNRAWARAHRMADGPEATALYDSWDLARVSACMYPYATGPGLRLVTDHMGFWYPFDDQFDSPLGLDPAATARACEELIAVVHQGTTGPRPTAAARAFADIWRRAADGMPPAWRARAAYDWEYYFASYAQESAARLAGAVPDFPTFLRLRIGVSAMSVVCDLVERIGGYEVPAVAFHSLPLIELRRLTEELPCLANDVYTLDREEPRGDVVNLVLVLERDGNRSRAAAIDTAYALVNDRLRRFDALRRGVPALARTLGLDAPRRAAVERYARDLEFLVSGYMAWGADTRRHFPETVVPPDRPGYPENLLLPTTP is encoded by the coding sequence ATGCCCGCCGACACCAGGATCCGCTTCCCCGCCGGCTTCCGCTTCGCCGTCAGCCCGCACCTGGAGGAGGCCCGGGATGGCAACCGGGCCTGGGCCCGGGCCCATCGGATGGCCGACGGGCCCGAGGCCACCGCCCTGTACGACTCCTGGGACCTGGCCCGGGTCTCGGCCTGCATGTACCCGTACGCCACCGGCCCCGGCCTCCGGCTCGTCACCGACCACATGGGTTTCTGGTACCCCTTCGACGACCAGTTCGACAGCCCGCTCGGCCTCGACCCGGCCGCCACCGCCCGCGCCTGCGAGGAACTGATCGCCGTCGTCCACCAGGGCACCACCGGCCCCCGGCCCACCGCCGCCGCCCGCGCCTTCGCGGACATCTGGCGGCGCGCCGCCGACGGCATGCCACCGGCCTGGCGCGCCCGCGCCGCCTACGACTGGGAGTACTACTTCGCCTCCTACGCCCAGGAATCGGCCGCCCGCCTGGCCGGCGCCGTCCCCGACTTCCCCACGTTCCTGCGGCTGCGGATCGGCGTCAGCGCCATGAGCGTCGTCTGCGACCTCGTCGAACGGATCGGCGGCTACGAGGTCCCGGCCGTCGCCTTCCACAGCCTGCCGCTGATCGAACTGCGGCGGCTCACCGAGGAACTGCCCTGCCTCGCCAACGACGTCTACACCCTGGACCGCGAGGAGCCGCGCGGCGACGTCGTCAACCTCGTCCTCGTCCTGGAGCGGGACGGGAACCGCTCGCGCGCCGCCGCGATCGACACCGCCTACGCGCTCGTCAACGACCGGCTGCGCCGCTTCGACGCCCTCCGGCGCGGCGTCCCCGCCCTCGCCCGCACCCTGGGCCTGGACGCCCCGCGGCGCGCCGCCGTCGAACGGTACGCCCGCGACCTGGAGTTCCTCGTCTCCGGCTACATGGCGTGGGGCGCCGACACCCGCCGCCACTTCCCCGAGACCGTCGTCCCCCCGGACCGGCCCGGCTACCCCGAGAACCTGCTGCTGCCCACCACACCCTGA
- a CDS encoding nuclear transport factor 2 family protein, with the protein MAREDPAPENPAREDLAPEDPAAATYRRTGGLTVRESDADLRRAGLTREPEPWEDGLRETPRPGTFEWWYFDAECDDGSRAVVVFETKPLAASAGPLAPRLSLTVRTPDGRVHAGRTRHDPASFHAARDHCDVALGPHRAHGDLVRYRIRAGTPSAAADLTLTSTAPPSRVGTGTVTLADDPGRYLGWLVAVPRGTVEGRLSVPGRTWQVRGTGYHDKNWGTLDFGADLRAWHWARLHAGPFTLACAELRTPGGGRTPLLVLTRATERLAATATGVSFTPHPGVSLIRHSGHADIRWHDRVHALLGPPTALDPPGKPGPHPYHRFTTPAELTTTAPYAPTTTPGTAIAEHAEFSITPDRAAPGQPASAARAVRAPVAPPNRTRAGPRTPATAPDTPPTPAAPPERHAATKPADPATPRTPTGRTPGTHTKVPAMDARTAATRLARAWSVPDSAAFGALFAPDAVYTDVAAGRAHRGRTAITAWHRETRAATPDLTAEIEDGFGTDDGRACATLLWTGTPVAEPPGPPFRVHAATVLALAPDGSITRCADYYDLLGLARAGQPLMPQRPPDTRG; encoded by the coding sequence ATGGCACGCGAGGACCCGGCACCCGAGAACCCGGCCCGCGAAGACCTTGCCCCCGAGGACCCGGCCGCCGCGACCTACCGCCGGACCGGTGGTCTGACCGTCCGGGAGAGCGACGCGGATCTGCGCCGTGCCGGCCTGACCCGCGAACCGGAACCCTGGGAGGACGGCCTCCGCGAGACGCCACGGCCGGGCACCTTCGAATGGTGGTACTTCGACGCCGAGTGCGACGACGGCAGCCGGGCCGTCGTCGTCTTCGAGACCAAGCCCCTCGCCGCCTCCGCCGGCCCCCTGGCCCCCCGGCTGTCGCTGACCGTCCGCACCCCCGACGGACGCGTCCACGCCGGCCGCACCCGCCACGACCCGGCCTCCTTCCACGCCGCGCGCGACCACTGCGACGTCGCCCTCGGCCCGCACCGCGCCCACGGCGACCTCGTCCGGTACCGCATCCGCGCCGGAACGCCGTCGGCCGCCGCGGACCTCACCCTCACCTCGACCGCCCCGCCCTCCCGCGTCGGCACCGGAACCGTCACGCTCGCCGACGACCCGGGCCGCTACCTCGGCTGGCTGGTGGCCGTGCCCCGGGGCACGGTGGAGGGCCGGCTGTCGGTGCCCGGCCGGACCTGGCAGGTGCGCGGAACCGGCTACCACGACAAGAACTGGGGCACCCTGGACTTCGGCGCCGACCTCCGCGCATGGCACTGGGCCCGGCTGCACGCAGGCCCGTTCACCCTCGCCTGCGCCGAACTGCGCACCCCCGGCGGCGGCCGAACCCCGCTGCTCGTCCTCACCCGGGCCACGGAACGACTCGCGGCCACGGCCACCGGGGTCTCCTTCACCCCCCACCCCGGCGTCTCCCTCATCCGCCACTCCGGCCACGCGGACATCCGCTGGCACGACCGCGTCCACGCCCTCTTGGGCCCACCGACGGCCCTGGACCCACCCGGGAAACCAGGCCCCCACCCGTACCACCGCTTCACCACCCCGGCCGAACTCACCACCACCGCGCCCTACGCCCCCACGACGACCCCCGGTACGGCCATCGCCGAACACGCCGAGTTCTCCATCACCCCCGACCGGGCCGCCCCCGGGCAACCCGCCTCCGCCGCCCGCGCGGTTCGGGCCCCCGTCGCGCCCCCGAACCGGACTCGCGCCGGACCGCGCACTCCCGCCACCGCGCCGGACACACCCCCCACCCCGGCGGCGCCCCCGGAACGGCACGCCGCGACGAAGCCCGCCGATCCGGCCACGCCCCGCACCCCGACCGGACGAACCCCCGGCACCCACACGAAGGTTCCGGCCATGGACGCCCGTACCGCCGCCACCCGCCTGGCCCGTGCCTGGTCCGTGCCCGACTCCGCCGCCTTCGGCGCGCTGTTCGCCCCGGACGCCGTCTACACCGACGTCGCGGCCGGGCGCGCCCACCGGGGACGGACCGCGATCACGGCCTGGCACCGCGAGACCCGCGCCGCCACCCCCGACCTGACGGCCGAGATCGAGGACGGCTTCGGCACCGATGACGGGAGGGCCTGCGCGACCCTGCTCTGGACCGGAACTCCCGTGGCGGAACCGCCCGGACCGCCGTTCCGGGTGCACGCGGCGACCGTGCTCGCGCTCGCCCCCGACGGGTCGATCACCCGCTGTGCCGACTACTACGACCTGCTGGGCCTCGCCCGCGCGGGGCAGCCGCTCATGCCGCAGCGGCCCCCGGACACGCGGGGCTGA
- a CDS encoding protein kinase domain-containing protein, translating to MTMMRLRREDPRVVGSFRLHRRLGAGGMGVVYLGSDKRGQRVALKVIRPDLAEDQEFRSRFAREVSAARRIRGGCTARLVAADLDAERPWFATQYVPGPSLHDKVTEEGPLSAAQTASIGAALAEGLLAVHDAGVVHRDLKPSNILLSPKGPRIIDFGIAWATGASTLTHVGTAVGSPGFLAPEQVRGATVTPATDVFALGATLAYASTADSPFGQGSSEVMLYRVVHEEPQLLGVPDALAPLILACLAKDPEERPSTLQLSLRLKEIAAREAHGLPDGRRVPSRREPERPSDRRAADHAHQPTEPRPAAAAQGGSSPARPPATRPLRQPRPDRPAARPASRPRPGARTGARAGAAGRRTGGDPRLLRQRLIVFVVVTLLVALGIAAAQGCDGPKKSSGLGRDLGREQSCVVAVDSCGT from the coding sequence ATGACGATGATGCGGCTCCGGCGCGAGGACCCGCGTGTCGTCGGCTCGTTCCGGCTTCACCGCCGGCTGGGCGCGGGCGGCATGGGCGTGGTGTACCTCGGCTCGGACAAGCGCGGCCAGCGGGTGGCCCTGAAGGTGATCCGGCCGGATCTCGCCGAGGACCAGGAGTTCCGCTCGCGCTTCGCGCGCGAGGTGTCCGCCGCGCGGCGCATCCGCGGCGGCTGTACGGCACGCCTCGTGGCCGCCGATCTCGACGCGGAGCGGCCGTGGTTCGCGACGCAGTACGTGCCCGGGCCCTCGCTGCACGACAAGGTGACCGAGGAAGGGCCCCTGTCGGCGGCTCAGACGGCGTCCATCGGGGCGGCGTTGGCGGAGGGGCTGCTCGCGGTGCACGACGCCGGGGTGGTCCACCGGGACCTCAAGCCGTCGAACATCCTGCTCTCCCCCAAGGGCCCGCGGATCATCGACTTCGGCATCGCCTGGGCGACGGGCGCCAGCACCCTGACGCACGTCGGCACGGCCGTCGGCTCGCCGGGCTTCCTGGCGCCGGAGCAGGTCCGGGGCGCGACGGTCACGCCGGCGACGGACGTCTTCGCCCTGGGCGCCACCCTGGCGTACGCCTCGACCGCGGACTCCCCTTTCGGGCAGGGCAGTTCGGAGGTCATGCTGTACCGGGTGGTGCACGAGGAGCCGCAGCTCCTGGGGGTGCCGGACGCGCTGGCGCCGCTGATCCTCGCCTGTCTGGCGAAGGACCCTGAGGAGCGGCCGAGCACGCTCCAGCTGTCGTTGCGGCTGAAAGAGATCGCCGCGCGCGAGGCGCACGGGCTGCCGGACGGCCGTCGGGTGCCGTCGCGGCGCGAGCCCGAGCGGCCCTCGGACCGGCGGGCCGCGGACCACGCGCACCAGCCGACGGAGCCGCGCCCGGCGGCGGCCGCGCAGGGGGGCTCCTCCCCCGCCCGGCCGCCCGCGACCCGGCCGCTGCGGCAGCCCCGCCCCGACCGGCCGGCCGCCCGGCCCGCGAGCCGGCCGCGGCCCGGTGCCCGTACGGGAGCCCGTGCCGGCGCGGCGGGGCGCCGGACCGGCGGCGACCCCCGGCTGCTGCGGCAGCGGCTGATCGTCTTCGTGGTGGTGACGCTGCTGGTGGCCCTGGGCATCGCGGCGGCGCAGGGGTGCGACGGGCCGAAGAAGTCGTCGGGGCTGGGGCGGGACCTGGGGCGGGAGCAGTCGTGCGTGGTCGCGGTGGATTCCTGCGGTACGTGA
- a CDS encoding chorismate-binding protein, whose amino-acid sequence MHDLPPMARFGGLLATDLRDVTSDPEALDSRGWWAVVADFEGDVRCARFGDVRPAPLPAPGRWRGPAPEAWTSSLDRDAYLAGVRRIREHIAAGEVYQANLCRVLSAPLPDPDHADVDALAAHLAAGNPAPYAGTVRLPAHGTEVVTASPELYLRRTGRVLESGPIKGTGRTAADLLDKDHAENVMIVDLVRNDLGRVCATGSVTVPALCAVEQHPGLVHLVSTVRGELAEGAGWMDLFAATFPPGSVTGAPKASALEIIERLEQGPRGPYCGGIGWVDADRGTGELAVGIRTFWIDRTAPGGPVLRFGTGAGITWGSDPEGEWAETELKAARLLAIASGTHSPTTHSPTAGRQR is encoded by the coding sequence GTGCATGACCTCCCTCCGATGGCCCGCTTCGGCGGCCTCCTCGCCACCGATCTGCGCGACGTCACCAGCGACCCCGAGGCCCTCGACTCCCGGGGCTGGTGGGCCGTGGTCGCGGACTTCGAGGGAGACGTACGGTGCGCCCGCTTCGGCGACGTGCGCCCCGCGCCCCTCCCCGCCCCCGGGCGCTGGCGCGGCCCCGCACCCGAGGCGTGGACCAGCTCCCTGGACCGGGACGCCTACCTCGCGGGCGTCCGGCGGATCCGCGAGCACATAGCCGCCGGCGAGGTCTACCAGGCCAACCTCTGCCGCGTCCTCAGCGCGCCGCTGCCCGACCCGGACCACGCCGACGTCGACGCCCTCGCCGCCCACCTCGCGGCCGGCAACCCGGCCCCGTACGCCGGCACCGTCCGCCTCCCCGCCCACGGCACCGAGGTGGTCACCGCCTCGCCCGAGCTCTACCTGCGCCGCACCGGCCGCGTCCTGGAGTCCGGACCGATCAAGGGCACCGGCCGCACCGCCGCCGACCTGCTCGACAAGGACCACGCCGAGAACGTGATGATCGTCGACCTGGTCCGCAACGACCTGGGCCGCGTCTGCGCCACCGGATCCGTGACCGTCCCCGCGCTCTGCGCCGTCGAACAGCACCCCGGCCTCGTCCACCTCGTCTCCACCGTCCGCGGCGAGCTCGCCGAAGGCGCCGGCTGGATGGACCTGTTCGCCGCCACCTTCCCGCCCGGCTCCGTCACCGGCGCGCCCAAGGCCAGCGCCCTGGAGATCATCGAACGCCTGGAACAGGGCCCGCGCGGCCCCTACTGCGGCGGCATCGGCTGGGTCGACGCCGACCGGGGCACCGGCGAGCTCGCCGTCGGCATCCGCACCTTCTGGATCGACCGCACCGCCCCCGGCGGCCCCGTTCTCCGCTTCGGCACCGGAGCGGGCATCACCTGGGGCTCCGACCCCGAGGGCGAATGGGCCGAGACCGAACTCAAGGCGGCCCGGCTGCTCGCGATAGCGTCGGGCACCCACAGCCCGACCACCCACAGTCCGACCGCCGGGAGGCAACGGTGA
- a CDS encoding aminotransferase class IV encodes MTVWLNGKLVEEDAARVSVFDHGLTVGDGVFETLKVVDGRPFALTRHLARLAASARGLGLPAPDADEVRRACAAVLDAHPLALGRLRITLTGGLSPLGSDRSAADTTLLVAAAPIALRPTATAAVTVPWTRNERGALTGLKSTSYAENVVALARAKERGATEALLANTSGALCEGTATNVFVVLDGELHTPPLASGCLPGITRALVVEWTGARETDLPMDVLDRADEIFLTSSLRDVQALHTLDGRQLPGAPGPVTAEAMRVFAERSAADIDP; translated from the coding sequence GTGACCGTCTGGCTCAACGGGAAGCTCGTCGAGGAGGACGCCGCCCGCGTCTCGGTGTTCGACCACGGCCTCACGGTCGGCGACGGCGTCTTCGAGACCCTCAAGGTCGTCGACGGCCGTCCCTTCGCCCTCACCCGGCACCTGGCCCGGCTCGCCGCCTCGGCCCGCGGCCTGGGCCTCCCCGCGCCCGACGCCGACGAGGTACGCCGCGCCTGCGCCGCCGTCCTCGACGCCCACCCGCTCGCCCTCGGCCGCCTCCGCATCACCCTGACCGGCGGCCTCTCCCCGCTCGGCTCCGACCGCAGCGCCGCCGACACCACCCTCCTCGTCGCCGCCGCGCCCATCGCGCTCCGCCCCACGGCCACCGCCGCCGTCACCGTCCCCTGGACCCGCAACGAACGCGGCGCCCTCACCGGCCTCAAGTCCACCTCGTACGCCGAGAACGTCGTCGCCCTGGCCCGCGCCAAGGAGCGGGGCGCCACCGAGGCCCTCCTCGCCAACACCTCCGGCGCGCTCTGCGAGGGCACCGCCACCAACGTCTTCGTCGTCCTCGACGGCGAGCTCCACACCCCGCCGCTCGCCTCCGGCTGCCTCCCCGGCATCACCCGCGCCCTCGTCGTCGAGTGGACCGGAGCCCGCGAGACCGACCTGCCCATGGACGTCCTCGACCGCGCCGACGAGATCTTCCTGACCTCCAGCCTCCGCGACGTCCAAGCCCTCCACACCCTCGACGGCCGCCAACTCCCGGGCGCCCCGGGCCCGGTGACCGCCGAGGCCATGCGCGTCTTCGCCGAACGGTCGGCCGCGGACATCGACCCCTGA